A section of the Flavobacteriales bacterium genome encodes:
- a CDS encoding choice-of-anchor B family protein encodes MKRLLIFCLLSVFSFAQGQNLNMTLLGQLPYTQTLNDIWGYADGNGNEYALVGAQNGFSIVDVTNSANPVKKAYIGGVCSTWRDVKVWGDKAYVTHDSPNCSPGNPSDGLLIVDLSDIATNSNPAYWNYFPTWNGQTLTTAHNLYIDENGICYLFGANIGVGGALLLDCTVNDTAPPVIGIYNEYYLHDGMVRGDTLWGGAIYQGEMVAIDVSNPSAIGSAMGSVSTPDVFSHNAWVSQDGSHVFTVDEVSGAYVAAYDVTDLSNITEVDRVQPEPNNGVIPHNAYVKGQFIYTSWYRSGILIHDATYPYNVIRVGQYDSSPLSGGGFNGAWGAYPFAPSGNIYVSDMEQGLFVLGYTPQQACYLEGTITDAATSAPIATSQVELLTSGISEGANLSGFYATGTPNAGTYFAVYSAPGYTSDTISVTLANGVLTTQNASLSPLGSTSLDGSVVDSNGTALSRVTVVMSNGFNTYTETTNANGQVTFSPLFYGTYNVSAGAWGYRTECTSIVVDANTSSITLDLEPGYYDDFSFDFGWSNLSTVSTGIWERAVPEGTTYNGAPFNPDVDVQGDCLDQAYVTGNDAGSGAGWDDVDEGFTTLRSPQMNLNGYTDPYLSVYHWFANAGGSGTPNDTMILFLNDGAATYELDRFDQSMPQSQWIQTSYRILDCTNNLSTVQFRAYVADLVSTGGHFVEAGIDQFEVVDSASSSIGPGEELDLGISVYPNPAMEQLTVAIGDRGISLDFDIVDISGRNLGSYSIEKGNVKHIIDVKGLESGIYFIRTQSGQTIRWVKI; translated from the coding sequence ATGAAGCGATTGCTAATTTTCTGTCTTCTGAGTGTATTTTCGTTTGCCCAGGGACAAAACCTAAACATGACCCTTTTGGGTCAACTACCGTACACGCAGACCCTCAATGATATTTGGGGATATGCTGACGGCAATGGAAATGAATACGCCTTGGTTGGCGCGCAGAACGGTTTCAGTATCGTCGATGTGACCAACTCGGCCAACCCCGTGAAAAAAGCGTACATAGGCGGGGTTTGTAGTACATGGCGCGATGTTAAAGTATGGGGCGATAAAGCTTATGTTACGCACGATTCGCCAAACTGTTCACCGGGAAACCCGAGTGATGGACTTTTGATTGTGGACTTGAGTGACATTGCCACGAATTCGAATCCGGCGTACTGGAATTACTTTCCAACGTGGAATGGTCAAACGTTAACAACGGCTCACAACCTGTACATCGACGAGAACGGGATCTGTTATTTGTTCGGGGCAAATATTGGTGTTGGTGGTGCCTTGCTGTTGGATTGTACGGTGAATGATACTGCTCCGCCCGTGATCGGAATTTACAACGAGTATTATTTACACGATGGGATGGTGCGCGGTGACACACTATGGGGTGGTGCGATCTATCAAGGAGAAATGGTTGCGATCGATGTAAGCAACCCGTCAGCTATTGGTTCGGCCATGGGCTCTGTTAGTACTCCAGACGTTTTTTCTCACAATGCTTGGGTAAGCCAGGATGGAAGCCATGTATTTACTGTGGATGAAGTTTCTGGTGCTTATGTTGCAGCGTATGACGTGACCGACTTGAGCAATATCACCGAGGTTGATCGTGTTCAACCTGAACCGAATAATGGTGTGATCCCTCACAACGCTTATGTGAAGGGGCAATTCATTTACACGAGCTGGTACCGCAGTGGTATTTTGATTCACGACGCTACATATCCATACAACGTAATTCGCGTGGGCCAGTATGACAGCTCACCATTATCTGGTGGTGGATTCAACGGAGCTTGGGGCGCTTATCCATTTGCCCCTAGCGGAAACATCTACGTAAGCGATATGGAGCAAGGCCTTTTTGTCTTGGGTTACACACCTCAGCAGGCCTGTTACCTTGAAGGTACGATCACAGATGCGGCGACGTCCGCACCGATCGCAACGAGTCAAGTGGAATTGCTTACATCTGGCATATCGGAAGGAGCTAATCTGAGCGGTTTCTACGCTACCGGTACACCAAATGCGGGAACGTATTTTGCGGTTTACTCGGCTCCCGGGTACACTTCTGATACGATCTCTGTTACACTTGCTAATGGTGTTTTGACAACTCAGAATGCGAGCTTGAGTCCATTGGGAAGCACGAGTTTGGATGGTTCCGTTGTGGACAGTAACGGCACGGCGCTTTCTCGTGTAACGGTGGTGATGAGCAACGGTTTCAACACCTATACCGAAACAACGAATGCCAATGGTCAAGTGACTTTCTCCCCGCTCTTTTACGGTACTTATAATGTATCGGCAGGAGCATGGGGATACAGAACTGAGTGTACGTCGATCGTTGTGGACGCAAATACTTCAAGCATTACTCTGGACCTAGAACCCGGGTACTACGACGATTTTAGTTTTGACTTTGGTTGGAGCAATTTGAGCACGGTCTCTACCGGAATTTGGGAGCGTGCCGTACCGGAAGGAACCACGTACAACGGTGCTCCATTTAATCCGGACGTGGATGTTCAAGGCGATTGTTTGGACCAAGCTTATGTTACCGGAAACGACGCCGGATCGGGTGCAGGCTGGGACGATGTAGATGAAGGTTTTACTACGTTGCGCTCGCCTCAAATGAACTTGAATGGCTACACGGATCCTTATTTAAGTGTTTATCACTGGTTTGCAAATGCCGGTGGATCGGGAACGCCAAACGACACCATGATCCTGTTCTTGAATGATGGTGCGGCTACTTACGAGTTGGATCGCTTTGATCAGAGTATGCCTCAAAGTCAATGGATTCAGACATCTTATCGGATCTTGGATTGCACGAACAATCTGAGCACGGTCCAATTCAGAGCGTATGTGGCTGACTTGGTTTCTACGGGTGGACACTTTGTCGAGGCGGGAATCGATCAGTTCGAAGTAGTAGATAGCGCATCATCCAGCATAGGACCAGGAGAAGAGTTAGATCTCGGCATCAGCGTCTATCCGAATCCGGCAATGGAACAGCTCACTGTAGCCATAGGCGACCGAGGTATTTCACTTGATTTTGATATCGTCGATATCAGCGGCCGAAACCTAGGTTCGTATTCGATCGAAAAAGGAAATGTCAAGCACATCATTGATGTGAAAGGTCTGGAATCGGGCATTTATTTTATTAGAACTCAATCTGGACAGACTATACGCTGGGTAAAGATCTAA
- a CDS encoding DNA gyrase/topoisomerase IV subunit A — protein sequence MAEEEFEPNELEEEGAATSTKVSGMYKDWFLDYASYVILERAVPALEDGLKPVQRRLLHSMREMEDGRYHKVANLIGHTMKYHPHGDASIADALVQLGQKDLLIDCQGNWGNIYTGDRAAAPRYIEARLSKFALEVVFSPKVTTWQASYDGRGKEPVFLPVKFPLLLAQGVEGIAVGLSTKIMPHNFVELIDASIDTLRGKKPKLFPDFPTGGIADFSQYDDGVRGSRIKVRARISVEDKNLLRISEIPFGTTTTSLIDSILRANDRGKMKIKKIEDNTAEHVEILIHIPTNLSQDKTIDALYAFTDCEVSISPLCCVIENDRPYFAGISDLIRLSTENTLNVLKRELEIELDELEEQWHFANLERIFIENRIYRDIEEEETWEGVIAAIDKGLKPHTKHLNRAVTEEDIVRLTEIRIKRISKFDLDKAQQFISGLEEKIEQVKHHLANLVDYAIDYFKNLKAKYKEGRERKTEIRVFDDIVANKVAIANERLYVNREEGFIGTALRKDEFVTECSDIDDIIVFRRDGKMMVTRVDKKTFVGKDIIHVAVWKKKDKRTTYNMIYRDGPKGAYYVKRFPVSSITRDREYDLTAGAKGSYVEYFTANPNGEAETVMVYLRQLKRLKKTNFELDFSELIIKGRAAKGNIVTKNPIKRIDLRDEGVSTLKPQKIWFDDTVRKLNTEGRGELLGSFSGDDRILEVAQNGSYRLLGFELSTHFEDEVVLLEKFDPDKLLNVVYYEGEKGLYYVKRFVPEMVDKTKKVEFIPETEGTYLELVTSDFIPQIEIEYTKMPNKNRRPNETVNLAEFISVKGLKALGNQLTRHKVKSIDLLEAIEKDPPKPEKPEEDTSVREGENLTPAENDTSNNKGGGSSTEDGQFSMELE from the coding sequence ATGGCAGAAGAGGAATTTGAACCAAATGAATTAGAAGAGGAGGGGGCGGCTACGAGTACGAAAGTATCGGGCATGTATAAGGACTGGTTCCTTGACTATGCTTCATATGTCATTCTAGAACGTGCCGTTCCGGCCCTTGAAGACGGACTCAAGCCCGTACAACGTCGCTTACTGCACAGTATGCGCGAGATGGAAGATGGTCGCTACCACAAAGTGGCCAATTTGATCGGGCACACCATGAAATATCACCCTCACGGGGACGCATCTATTGCGGATGCTTTGGTGCAATTAGGACAGAAGGATTTACTCATCGATTGTCAGGGTAACTGGGGTAATATTTATACCGGGGATCGCGCAGCGGCACCACGATATATAGAAGCTCGACTGTCTAAATTCGCTCTAGAGGTCGTTTTTTCACCAAAGGTCACGACTTGGCAAGCTAGTTATGACGGTAGAGGAAAGGAGCCCGTGTTCTTACCTGTCAAGTTTCCACTTTTGTTGGCGCAAGGAGTAGAAGGCATTGCGGTCGGATTATCGACGAAGATCATGCCTCATAACTTCGTTGAACTCATCGATGCGAGTATCGATACTTTACGCGGTAAAAAGCCCAAGCTATTTCCTGATTTTCCGACCGGAGGAATAGCTGATTTCAGTCAGTACGACGATGGAGTTCGCGGTTCGCGTATCAAGGTGCGAGCGCGGATTTCGGTCGAAGACAAAAACTTACTTCGAATAAGTGAGATTCCGTTTGGAACTACAACTACCAGCCTGATCGATTCCATTTTAAGGGCGAATGATAGGGGAAAGATGAAGATCAAGAAGATCGAAGACAATACGGCTGAGCACGTAGAAATCCTGATCCACATTCCAACGAACCTCAGTCAGGATAAAACCATCGATGCACTCTATGCCTTTACGGATTGTGAGGTATCGATAAGCCCCTTGTGCTGTGTCATTGAAAACGATCGTCCATACTTTGCCGGTATCAGTGACTTGATCAGACTGAGCACGGAGAACACACTTAATGTTCTGAAAAGAGAGCTGGAGATAGAGCTTGACGAACTAGAAGAGCAATGGCATTTTGCGAATTTGGAGCGCATCTTTATCGAGAACAGGATATACCGCGATATAGAGGAAGAGGAGACTTGGGAAGGAGTGATCGCCGCCATCGACAAAGGGTTGAAGCCACACACTAAGCATTTGAATAGGGCGGTTACCGAGGAAGATATAGTGCGATTGACAGAGATTCGCATCAAGCGCATATCTAAATTCGATCTGGATAAAGCGCAGCAGTTCATCTCGGGTCTTGAAGAAAAGATCGAGCAGGTTAAGCACCACCTGGCTAATTTGGTCGATTACGCCATTGATTACTTCAAAAACCTGAAAGCCAAATATAAAGAGGGCCGCGAGCGGAAAACCGAGATTCGAGTATTTGACGACATCGTGGCCAACAAGGTTGCCATAGCGAACGAACGCCTTTACGTCAACAGGGAGGAGGGATTTATCGGAACCGCCTTGCGCAAGGATGAGTTCGTAACCGAGTGCTCCGACATCGATGACATTATCGTATTCAGGCGCGATGGAAAAATGATGGTCACCCGGGTCGACAAGAAGACCTTTGTTGGTAAGGACATCATACATGTGGCCGTTTGGAAGAAAAAAGATAAGCGCACGACCTACAATATGATCTATCGCGATGGTCCGAAGGGGGCGTACTACGTTAAGCGGTTCCCGGTTTCCAGTATCACCAGAGATAGGGAATACGATTTAACGGCTGGGGCCAAAGGCTCATATGTTGAATATTTCACCGCCAATCCGAATGGTGAAGCGGAAACCGTAATGGTGTACCTGCGTCAACTTAAAAGGCTTAAGAAGACCAATTTCGAGTTGGACTTTTCTGAGCTCATCATCAAAGGTCGAGCGGCTAAAGGCAATATCGTTACGAAAAACCCCATAAAGAGGATCGATCTTCGGGATGAGGGGGTGAGCACCTTGAAGCCTCAAAAGATTTGGTTCGATGACACCGTGCGAAAATTAAATACGGAAGGTCGGGGCGAACTACTGGGGTCGTTCAGTGGGGACGATCGCATATTGGAGGTCGCGCAGAATGGATCGTACCGATTGCTCGGATTTGAACTCAGTACTCACTTTGAGGACGAGGTTGTTTTACTGGAGAAGTTTGATCCGGACAAACTACTGAACGTGGTTTATTATGAAGGGGAGAAGGGGCTTTACTATGTGAAGCGATTTGTTCCGGAAATGGTCGATAAAACCAAGAAGGTAGAATTCATACCAGAGACGGAGGGAACCTATCTAGAGTTGGTGACCAGTGATTTCATTCCTCAAATTGAGATCGAATACACGAAGATGCCCAACAAGAATCGCCGTCCGAATGAAACGGTGAACTTGGCTGAGTTCATTTCCGTTAAAGGACTAAAAGCATTGGGGAATCAGTTGACCAGGCACAAGGTCAAGAGTATTGACTTACTGGAGGCCATTGAGAAAGACCCGCCAAAGCCCGAAAAACCTGAAGAGGACACATCCGTCCGAGAGGGCGAGAACCTAACCCCGGCGGAGAATGACACATCTAATAATAAAGGCGGGGGTTCATCTACAGAAGATGGTCAATTCTCTATGGAACTTGAGTGA
- a CDS encoding type IIA DNA topoisomerase subunit B produces the protein MAENQYTEDSIRSLDWKEHIRLRPGMYIGKLGDGSAHDDGIYILLKEVLDNSIDEFVMGNGKTIEVSIKNNTVTIRDYGRGVPLGKVVDVVSKINTGAKYDSKVFKKSVGLNGVGTKAVNALSEQFRIQSVRDNQTKIADFERGALTSDEPFAESSLRKGTKVFFVPDTEIFGNYAYRTEYVEKMLWNYVYLNPGLTIVYNGEKMYSENGLKDLLENNLDGEVLFPIIHLRGEDIEVAMTVSGKQYGEQYYSFVNGQHTIQGGTHQGAFREAIVRTAREFYNKNFDSADIRQGIVAAVSIKVIEPVFESQTKTKLGSAEMGPDGPTVRTFINDFIKTNLDNYLHKHEDVAEIWLKQIMQAERERKELQGIKKLARERQKKASLHNRKLRDCRSHYDNQKTEDRLETTLFITEGDSASGSITKARNVRTQAVFSLKGKPLNSYGLTKKVVYENEEFNLLQAALNIEDGLEGLRYNNVVIATDADVDGMHIRLLLITFFLQFFPELIREGHLYILQTPLFRVRNKQKTIYCYDESEKRSAMEELKGKIEITRFKGLGEISPDEFKHFIGKDIRLDPVLIGKDSTIDNLLKFYMGKNTPQRQEFIIDNLRVEKDLIDDGV, from the coding sequence ATGGCGGAAAATCAGTATACAGAAGATAGTATCCGGTCGCTCGACTGGAAAGAGCATATTCGGTTGCGGCCGGGTATGTACATTGGGAAGTTAGGAGATGGTTCGGCCCACGACGATGGGATCTACATCTTGCTCAAGGAAGTTTTGGACAACTCCATCGACGAATTCGTCATGGGGAACGGTAAAACGATCGAGGTTTCGATCAAGAACAACACCGTCACGATACGCGATTATGGTCGTGGTGTGCCTTTGGGAAAGGTCGTGGACGTCGTTAGCAAGATCAACACTGGTGCCAAATACGATAGCAAGGTATTTAAGAAATCGGTAGGACTAAACGGTGTAGGAACCAAAGCCGTAAATGCTCTGTCGGAGCAGTTTCGCATTCAGAGCGTACGTGATAATCAGACCAAGATCGCAGATTTTGAGCGCGGGGCCTTGACCTCGGATGAACCTTTCGCTGAGTCATCCCTGCGCAAAGGAACAAAGGTCTTCTTCGTTCCGGACACTGAGATCTTCGGAAACTACGCATATAGGACAGAGTATGTAGAAAAAATGCTCTGGAACTACGTGTATTTGAACCCGGGATTAACGATCGTCTACAACGGTGAAAAAATGTATTCCGAGAATGGGTTGAAAGACCTTTTGGAAAATAACCTGGATGGAGAAGTGCTTTTTCCTATAATTCATTTGCGCGGAGAAGACATAGAGGTTGCCATGACCGTGAGTGGCAAACAGTACGGCGAACAGTATTACAGCTTTGTTAACGGCCAGCACACCATACAAGGGGGTACCCACCAAGGCGCATTCCGTGAAGCCATTGTAAGGACGGCCCGTGAGTTCTACAATAAGAACTTTGATTCTGCGGATATTCGCCAAGGAATAGTGGCTGCGGTAAGTATCAAGGTCATTGAGCCGGTTTTCGAAAGCCAAACCAAAACCAAGCTCGGCTCCGCGGAAATGGGTCCCGACGGCCCGACCGTGCGCACCTTCATAAATGACTTCATCAAGACGAATCTCGACAACTACCTCCACAAGCACGAAGACGTAGCAGAGATATGGTTAAAGCAGATCATGCAGGCCGAGCGCGAGCGCAAGGAGCTTCAGGGTATAAAGAAGTTAGCGCGTGAGCGTCAGAAGAAAGCGAGCTTGCACAACCGAAAATTGAGGGATTGCCGCTCACATTACGACAATCAAAAGACAGAGGATCGCTTAGAGACCACTTTGTTCATCACGGAGGGTGATTCGGCTTCCGGATCCATTACCAAGGCGCGGAACGTCCGCACGCAGGCCGTCTTTAGTTTAAAGGGAAAGCCTCTGAATAGTTATGGCTTAACGAAAAAGGTGGTGTACGAGAACGAGGAATTCAATCTCCTTCAGGCTGCATTGAACATTGAAGATGGCCTCGAGGGACTTCGCTACAATAACGTTGTCATCGCGACGGATGCCGATGTTGATGGTATGCACATTCGTCTTCTATTGATCACCTTTTTCTTGCAGTTCTTCCCGGAGCTCATCCGCGAGGGACATTTGTACATCCTCCAGACACCTTTATTTAGGGTGAGAAACAAGCAGAAGACCATTTACTGTTATGACGAAAGTGAGAAGAGGTCGGCCATGGAGGAATTGAAAGGCAAGATCGAAATCACTCGATTCAAGGGATTGGGTGAGATCTCACCCGATGAGTTCAAGCATTTCATTGGTAAGGATATCAGGCTTGATCCCGTGCTGATCGGAAAGGATTCCACCATCGACAACTTACTCAAATTTTACATGGGGAAGAATACTCCTCAGCGTCAGGAGTTCATAATTGATAACCTCCGTGTGGAGAAAGACCTGATAGACGACGGAGTATGA
- the ychF gene encoding redox-regulated ATPase YchF — protein MKCGIVGLPNVGKSTLFNFLSNAKAQSANYPFCTIEPNVGVINVPDDRLAMLESLVNPQRVMPATVEIVDIAGLVKGASKGEGLGNQFLGNIRETHAILHVLRCFENENITHVDGNIDPVRDKETIDIELQLKDLETVEKKMEKLQKLTRTGDKNAVKRLAVLEKVKTSLESGISVRAVELEAKEKEEFVQDMFLLTDKPIMYVCNVDENSLREGNEFVDRVREAVKDENAEVLVIAATTEADIAELETYEEREMFLDDLGLEEPGVNKLIRAAYRLLHLQTYFTAGVKEVRAWTIPIGSTAPQVAGVIHTDFEKGFIRAEVIHYEDYVKYGSESSCREAGKIHIEGKEYIVQDGDVMHFRFNV, from the coding sequence ATGAAATGTGGTATCGTAGGCTTGCCGAACGTGGGGAAATCGACCTTGTTCAACTTTTTAAGTAATGCAAAGGCCCAGTCGGCAAATTATCCGTTTTGCACCATTGAGCCGAACGTAGGCGTGATCAATGTGCCAGACGATCGATTGGCCATGCTAGAATCGTTGGTAAATCCGCAGCGGGTAATGCCGGCTACCGTTGAGATCGTTGACATCGCTGGATTGGTAAAAGGAGCGAGTAAAGGAGAAGGATTGGGAAATCAGTTCCTGGGTAATATTCGTGAAACCCATGCCATTCTGCACGTACTTCGCTGTTTTGAAAACGAGAATATTACCCACGTCGATGGGAATATCGACCCCGTTCGTGACAAGGAGACCATTGATATAGAGCTTCAGTTGAAGGATCTTGAAACGGTCGAGAAGAAAATGGAGAAGCTTCAAAAGCTTACTCGTACGGGTGACAAGAACGCTGTAAAACGATTAGCGGTACTCGAAAAGGTTAAGACTTCATTGGAGAGCGGAATCAGTGTTCGAGCCGTTGAACTCGAAGCAAAAGAAAAGGAAGAGTTCGTTCAAGATATGTTCCTGTTGACCGATAAGCCGATCATGTACGTTTGTAACGTCGATGAGAATTCGCTCCGCGAGGGTAATGAATTCGTGGATCGCGTTCGTGAAGCCGTTAAGGACGAAAATGCCGAGGTGTTGGTGATCGCCGCAACGACAGAAGCCGATATTGCCGAATTGGAGACCTATGAAGAGCGTGAGATGTTCTTGGATGACCTTGGATTGGAAGAACCCGGTGTAAATAAACTCATACGGGCAGCGTACCGATTGCTGCATTTGCAAACCTATTTTACCGCTGGTGTCAAAGAGGTTCGCGCGTGGACCATTCCCATTGGATCTACGGCACCACAAGTGGCAGGAGTTATACACACCGACTTCGAAAAGGGCTTTATTCGCGCAGAGGTCATCCACTACGAGGACTACGTAAAATACGGGAGTGAATCATCGTGCCGAGAGGCAGGAAAAATTCACATTGAAGGAAAAGAGTACATAGTTCAGGACGGCGATGTGATGCATTTCCGCTTCAATGTCTAG
- a CDS encoding transketolase yields the protein MADLASLQDIVSQTRRDIVRMVHANNSGHPGGSLGCTEYFTALYHEVMDYKKGSFDMDGRGEDLFFLSNGHISPVYYSTLARAGYFSVDELGTFRKIDSRLQGHPTTHEGLPGVRIASGSLGQGMSVAIGAALTKKLNKDDKLVFSLHGDGELQEGQIWEATMYAAHNKVDNLIATVDWNSKQIDGDIKDVLDLGDLEAKFSAFGWMVIVEENGNDLQKVIDVLNKAKSMTGQGKPIIILLKTEMGNGVDFMMGTHAWHGVAPNDEQLASALDHNPETMGDY from the coding sequence ATGGCCGATCTCGCTTCTCTTCAAGACATCGTATCCCAAACCCGCAGAGATATCGTACGCATGGTACACGCCAACAACTCCGGCCACCCCGGAGGATCATTGGGTTGTACAGAGTATTTCACTGCCTTGTACCACGAGGTCATGGACTACAAAAAAGGGTCCTTTGATATGGATGGCCGAGGCGAAGATCTTTTCTTCCTCTCCAACGGTCATATTTCACCGGTATATTATTCAACGCTCGCACGCGCAGGATACTTTTCGGTGGATGAGCTGGGAACATTCCGCAAGATCGATTCTCGCCTTCAGGGGCACCCTACCACACACGAGGGGCTTCCGGGAGTGCGCATCGCCTCTGGTTCTTTGGGGCAAGGCATGTCCGTAGCCATTGGAGCGGCATTGACCAAGAAACTCAATAAAGACGATAAACTCGTTTTCAGCCTTCACGGAGATGGCGAGCTTCAAGAAGGACAGATATGGGAAGCTACCATGTACGCGGCCCACAACAAAGTGGATAACCTTATCGCTACCGTTGATTGGAATTCCAAGCAGATCGATGGCGATATAAAGGATGTGCTTGATCTTGGTGACTTGGAAGCGAAATTCTCAGCCTTCGGCTGGATGGTCATCGTTGAAGAAAATGGGAACGACTTGCAAAAGGTCATCGACGTGCTCAATAAAGCGAAATCGATGACGGGTCAAGGAAAGCCTATTATTATCTTACTAAAAACCGAAATGGGCAACGGTGTCGATTTCATGATGGGCACGCATGCTTGGCATGGTGTTGCACCGAACGACGAACAGCTCGCCAGCGCATTGGACCACAACCCCGAAACAATGGGCGATTACTGA
- a CDS encoding VWA domain-containing protein — MHRLRFIAVVAFLAVGGNYKASGQDLEKPKPPKTRILFVFDASQSMYAQWESGTKIQIAERLMNRMLDSLAQVPDPNFELALRIYGHQKPVPPQDCSDTRLEVPFSANNIRRIKQKLSEIRPKGTTPIARSLEKAANDFPSNCSDCRNVIILITDGVEACDGDPCAVSRALQKQGIILKPFVIGIGLDDQFKESFECVGQYYDASNERTFENILGLVISQTLNNTTAQVNLLDERGLPTETDVNMSFYDITSSQLKYNYIHTINHRGNPDTIILDPLIEYRMVVHTIPPVSKDSIKIIPGTHNVIAVDALQGWLQLRVGGIGGNRGYKCIVRRAGTMRTLNVQDFNESEKYLTGKYDLEILTLPRYLEYGVQIQQSTTTKIEIPVPGLVTLNAPTNGSGSLYVEDGNELRWIVNLPSNKRQNTYYLQPGRYRVVYRPQNAKESIYTIEKKFSIESGGSTVVNLK, encoded by the coding sequence ATGCACAGACTTCGGTTCATAGCGGTAGTTGCATTTCTCGCCGTAGGCGGAAATTATAAGGCTTCAGGGCAGGATCTTGAAAAGCCAAAGCCTCCGAAGACCCGCATTCTCTTTGTTTTCGACGCGTCGCAGAGTATGTATGCACAATGGGAAAGTGGTACCAAGATCCAGATCGCCGAGCGGCTCATGAACCGAATGCTCGACAGTTTGGCACAAGTGCCCGATCCGAACTTTGAATTGGCTTTGCGCATCTACGGACATCAGAAGCCCGTTCCACCTCAGGACTGTTCGGATACACGACTCGAAGTGCCCTTTTCGGCGAACAACATACGTCGGATCAAACAGAAATTAAGCGAGATCCGACCAAAGGGGACTACGCCCATCGCGCGTTCATTGGAGAAAGCAGCAAATGATTTTCCAAGCAATTGTAGCGATTGCCGAAACGTGATCATATTGATCACCGACGGCGTTGAGGCCTGTGACGGCGATCCCTGCGCAGTGAGCCGAGCACTTCAAAAACAGGGCATCATACTGAAGCCATTCGTTATTGGAATCGGTCTCGACGACCAGTTTAAGGAGAGTTTTGAATGCGTGGGGCAGTACTACGACGCATCCAATGAACGTACTTTTGAGAACATTCTCGGACTCGTGATCTCACAGACGCTGAACAACACCACGGCGCAAGTGAATCTGCTCGATGAGCGCGGTTTACCCACGGAGACCGATGTGAACATGAGCTTTTACGACATTACGAGTAGTCAATTGAAGTACAACTACATCCACACGATCAATCACCGTGGGAACCCGGATACCATCATTCTGGATCCCTTGATCGAATATAGAATGGTCGTCCATACGATTCCGCCCGTAAGCAAAGACAGCATAAAGATCATCCCGGGAACACATAATGTGATCGCGGTAGACGCGCTTCAAGGGTGGCTGCAATTGAGGGTCGGTGGCATCGGAGGAAATCGCGGTTATAAGTGTATCGTGCGACGTGCAGGAACTATGCGGACCTTGAACGTCCAGGACTTCAATGAAAGTGAGAAGTATTTGACCGGTAAATACGATCTAGAGATCCTGACCCTGCCACGCTATTTAGAATACGGAGTTCAGATTCAACAAAGCACCACCACCAAGATCGAGATACCGGTACCGGGGTTGGTGACGTTGAATGCCCCTACGAACGGATCGGGCAGCTTGTATGTTGAAGACGGGAACGAGCTCAGATGGATCGTGAACCTTCCATCGAATAAACGACAAAACACATACTACCTGCAGCCGGGTAGATATCGCGTGGTCTACCGACCGCAAAACGCCAAGGAATCGATTTATACCATTGAAAAGAAGTTCAGTATTGAGTCGGGTGGCTCAACTGTAGTGAACCTCAAATAA